In a single window of the Pieris rapae chromosome 9, ilPieRapa1.1, whole genome shotgun sequence genome:
- the LOC111001106 gene encoding protein turtle isoform X2, with product MGWRAELTPHIAAGLLLLLIVYLPVTCHQDHQDAVHITAILGESVVFNCQVDFPEDVPVPYVLQWEKKGQDIPIYIWYESYPTHSGEGYEGRVSRVAPDSPYGAASLNLTNIRESDQGWYECKVVFLNRSPNQHKNGTWFHLDVHAPPRFSITPEEIIYVNLGDAIILNCQAEGTPTPEILWYKDANPVEPSGTVGIFNDGTELRISNIRHEDIGDYTCIARNGEGQVSHTARVIIAGGAVITMPPTNQTKLEGEKVQFSCEAKALPGNVTVKWFREGAPVAEVAALETRVTIRRDGALVINPVAADDSGQYLCEVSNGIGDPQSASAYLNVEYPAKVTFTPTVQYLPFRLAGVVQCYIKANPPLQYVTWTKDKRLLEPYQTKDIVIMNNGSLLFTRVNQNHQGRYTCTPYNAQGTQGSSGPMEVLVRKPPVFTVEPEPLYQRKVGESVEMHCEAQEAEGTQRPTVVWRRRDGLPLQKSRVRALGGNITIDTLRRQDFGIYQCVASNEVATIVADTQLVIEGTQPHAPYNVSGTATEFQVTLRWQPGYAGGPDYKQDYTIWYREAGFSEWTKVPVTPSGATFVTINRLQPGTTYEFQVNSKNTIGEGMMSKAITIRTLDVGAKPKTTPTAAGPIDEKIFQNAPEGSGPKPGQPRNLTVTEVHNGFLISWQTPLDRAHLVQYYTIKYRTDAQWKTLNRGQIRPEETSYLVKNLVGGRTYYFRILANSATSYESSEEVRFAVPARVKHKAITAGVVGGILFFIVAIILSVCAVKICNKRKRRKQEKAYNMVAARLTDLRAADSTQVPFKKFRESGISSVVQCLRFTANWIWPATRCGEEPPYWGLVRRMSPAPPPSPSPSLAPSSSDDGGFLPRLRAPLQPAAAPPLFRASSPALSPWTAWSPWPTWVPAWTPWSPLHISDLSSVPFPSSADGSFPTPPSFLLRQSRQASERALCAVPQRTRWRPVPRQARPRPGADPPPPHEASPESRSSSSGFGSKNASSSQHNRSSRTGSLAEWRPPPYRAPPPAPLPRPESGEAADAGSVDVHYEWDRATRTPTPSTPERPRARQARDDVEARVRAMKEEFLEFRKRQALRRRSPEPLGPPPPLSAVSALSPLSPLAPIAPASAPAETVC from the exons ATGGGCTGGCGCGCCGAGCTAACGCCGCACATCGCCGCCGGCCTGCTGCTTCTACTGATTGTATATTTGCCGG TAACTTGCCACCAAGACCACCAAGATGCCGTGCACATTACGGCCATCCTTGGTGAGAGTGTCGTGTTCAACTGCCAGGTGGATTTCCCCGAAGATGTCCCCGTCCCGTACGTGTTGCAGTGGGAGAAGAAG GGTCAGGACATACCGATATACATCTGGTACGAGAGCTACCCGACGCATAGTGGAGAGGGCTATGAGGGCAGAGTGTCGCGCGTGGCACCCGACTCGCCATATGGCGCTGCCAGTCTCAACCTCACTAATATACGAGAATCGGACCAG GGATGGTACGAATGTAAGGTGGTATTCCTTAACCGGTCTCCAAACCAGCACAAAAACGGTACGTGGTTCCATTTGGACGTGCACGCCCCACCGAGGTTCTCTATCACGCCGGAGGAGATCATATACGTTAACCTAg GTGATGCCATAATACTCAACTGCCAAGCAGAAGGCACACCAACCCCAGAAATTCTATGGTACAAAGACGCTAACCCCGTGGAACCATCTGGAACAGTTGGCATCTTCAACGATGGAACCGAACTCCGCATCAGTAACATCAGACATGAAGATATCGGAGATTATACGTGTATTGCACGAAATGGGGAGGGCCAAGTCTCTCATACGGCCAGGGTCATTATCGCTGGTGGCGCTGTTATCACG aTGCCGCCAACAAACCAAACAAAGCTGGAAGGGGAAAAAGTCCAGTTTTCCTGTGAGGCTAAAGCTTTACCAGGTAATGTGACTGTTAAATGGTTTCGCGAGGGTGCTCCCGTAGCTGAGGTAGCGGCTTTGGAGACAAGGGTCACAATCAGACGTGATGGAGCCTTAGTGATTAACCCCGTAGCTGCTGATGACTCCGGCCAGTACTTATGCGAGGTCTCAAATGGTATCGGAGACCCACAGAGTGCTTCCGCATATTTGAACGTGGAGT ATCCAGCCAAAGTGACTTTCACACCAACAGTCCAATATCTACCTTTTCGTCTGGCTGGCGTTGTTCAGTGCTACATAAAGGCTAATCCTCCTCTACAATATGTCACGTGGACGAAGGACAAGAGACTTCTAGAGCCGTATCAGACAAAAGACATTGTCATTATGAACAATGGTTCCCTGCTGTTTACGAGAGTTAATCAGAATCACCAGGGAAGGTATACCTGCACACCATATAATGCACAAGGGACACAAGGATCTTccg GTCCAATGGAAGTATTGGTCAGAAAGCCACCAGTGTTCACAGTGGAGCCCGAACCGTTGTACCAAAGAAAG GTTGGGGAATCTGTGGAGATGCATTGCGAAGCTCAAGAGGCTGAAGGCACTCAACGACCCACCGTTGTCTGGAGACGAAGAGATGGCCTCCCACTGCAGAAGAGTAGAGTGAGGGCGCTAGGAGGGAATATCACCATCGACACATTACGGCGTCAGGACTTTGGGATCTACCAATGTGTGGCTTCTAATGAG GTAGCAACAATAGTAGCTGATACCCAGCTAGTGATAGAAGGTACTCAGCCACATGCACCGTACAATGTTTCGGGAACAGCGACAGAGTTCCAGGTCACGTTACGATGGCAACCAGGGTACGCTGGCGGACCAGACTATAAACAGGACTACACCATTTGGTATCGGGAAGCGGGTTTCTCTGAATGGACCAAAGTGCCTGTTACGCCATCTGGAGCTACGTTT GTTACAATAAATAGGCTTCAGCCAGGGACCACATATGAATTTCAAGTTAATAGTAAGAATACTATCGGAGAGGGAATGATGAGCAAAGCTATAACAATACGGACACTTG ATGTAGGCGCAAAACCAAAGACTACACCCACAGCCGCGGGACCGATAGACGAAAAAATCTTTCAGAATGCACCCGAGGGATCTG gtcCGAAACCTGGACAGCCCCGAAACTTGACAGTGACAGAAGTCCACAATGGGTTTTTGATCTCATGGCAAACGCCACTAGACCGTGCTCATTTAGTTCAATACTATACCATCAAGTACAGAACAGATGCACAATGGAAGACCCTCAATCGTGGTCAGATTCGCCCCGAAGAAACTAGCTATCTTG taaAAAACCTAGTCGGAGGCCGCACATACTATTTCCGCATATTGGCCAACTCGGCGACGAGTTACGAAAGCTCTGAAGAAGTAAGGTTTGCGGTCCCGGCGCGGGTTAAGCACAAAGCTATAACAGCTGGCGTTGTTGGCgggatattattttttatagtcgCCATAATACTGTCCGTATGTGCTGTGAAGATTTGCAATAAACGAAAGCGACGCAAGCAGGAGAAAG CATACAACATGGTAGCCGCGCGGCTGACAGACCTGCGCGCCGCTGATAGCACTCAAGTGCCTTTTAAGAA ATTTAGAGAAAGCGGAATATCGAGTGTAGTCCAATGTTTGCGGTTCACGGCGAATTGGATCTGGCCGGCGACACGGTGCGGCGAAGAGCCGCCTTACTGGGGCCTCGTTCGACGCATGTCTCCCGCCCCGCCGCCCTCGCCTTCCCCCTCCCTGGCCCCCTCCTCCTCTGACGACGGCGGCTTCCTTCCTCGCCTGCGCGCTCCTTTGCAGCCCGCCGCGGCGCCCCCGCTCTTTCGTGCGTCGTCCCCCGCCCTCTCTCCTTGGACGGCTTGGAGCCCGTGGCCGACCTGGGTCCCCGCTTGGACTCCTTGGTCACCACTCCATATATCCGATCTCAGCTCGGTCCCCTTTCCGAGCTCCGCGGACGGTTCCTTCCCGACCCCGCCATCGTTCCTTCTGCGGCAGTCCCGCCAAGCCAGCGAGCGAGCGCTGTGTGCCGTCCCGCAGCGGACGCGGTGGCGACCTGTCCCGCGACAAGCGCGCCCTCGTCCGGGGGCAGACCCTCCGCCGCCACACGAGGCTTCCCCGGAGAGCCGTTCGTCGTCAAGCGGCTTCGGCAGCAAGAACGCGTCCTCGTCGCAGCACAACCGCAGCAGCCGGACGGGCAGTCTTGCGGAGTGGCGGCCCCCGCCGTACCGTGCGCCCCCTCCGGCGCCGTTGCCGCGACCCGAGTCGGGCGAGGCGGCGGACGCGGGCTCCGTTGACGTGCACTACGAGTGGGACCGTGCCACCCGGACGCCTACGCCTTCCACCCCGGAGCGACCTCGAGCCCGCCAGGCACGAGATGACGTGGAAGCGCGGGTTAGGGCGATGAAGGAGGAATTCTTAGAGTTCCGTAAGCGGCAGGCTCTGCGTCGTCGTTCTCCGGAACCGTTGGGCCCGCCGCCGCCGCTTTCAGCGGTGTCTGCGCTCTCTCCACTATCTCCGCTCGCCCCGATCGCTCCTGCGTCGGCGCCCGCGGAGACCGTTTGCTGA
- the LOC111001106 gene encoding protein turtle isoform X1, whose protein sequence is MGWRAELTPHIAAGLLLLLIVYLPVTCHQDHQDAVHITAILGESVVFNCQVDFPEDVPVPYVLQWEKKVGETGQDIPIYIWYESYPTHSGEGYEGRVSRVAPDSPYGAASLNLTNIRESDQGWYECKVVFLNRSPNQHKNGTWFHLDVHAPPRFSITPEEIIYVNLGDAIILNCQAEGTPTPEILWYKDANPVEPSGTVGIFNDGTELRISNIRHEDIGDYTCIARNGEGQVSHTARVIIAGGAVITMPPTNQTKLEGEKVQFSCEAKALPGNVTVKWFREGAPVAEVAALETRVTIRRDGALVINPVAADDSGQYLCEVSNGIGDPQSASAYLNVEYPAKVTFTPTVQYLPFRLAGVVQCYIKANPPLQYVTWTKDKRLLEPYQTKDIVIMNNGSLLFTRVNQNHQGRYTCTPYNAQGTQGSSGPMEVLVRKPPVFTVEPEPLYQRKVGESVEMHCEAQEAEGTQRPTVVWRRRDGLPLQKSRVRALGGNITIDTLRRQDFGIYQCVASNEVATIVADTQLVIEGTQPHAPYNVSGTATEFQVTLRWQPGYAGGPDYKQDYTIWYREAGFSEWTKVPVTPSGATFVTINRLQPGTTYEFQVNSKNTIGEGMMSKAITIRTLDVGAKPKTTPTAAGPIDEKIFQNAPEGSGPKPGQPRNLTVTEVHNGFLISWQTPLDRAHLVQYYTIKYRTDAQWKTLNRGQIRPEETSYLVKNLVGGRTYYFRILANSATSYESSEEVRFAVPARVKHKAITAGVVGGILFFIVAIILSVCAVKICNKRKRRKQEKAYNMVAARLTDLRAADSTQVPFKKFRESGISSVVQCLRFTANWIWPATRCGEEPPYWGLVRRMSPAPPPSPSPSLAPSSSDDGGFLPRLRAPLQPAAAPPLFRASSPALSPWTAWSPWPTWVPAWTPWSPLHISDLSSVPFPSSADGSFPTPPSFLLRQSRQASERALCAVPQRTRWRPVPRQARPRPGADPPPPHEASPESRSSSSGFGSKNASSSQHNRSSRTGSLAEWRPPPYRAPPPAPLPRPESGEAADAGSVDVHYEWDRATRTPTPSTPERPRARQARDDVEARVRAMKEEFLEFRKRQALRRRSPEPLGPPPPLSAVSALSPLSPLAPIAPASAPAETVC, encoded by the exons ATGGGCTGGCGCGCCGAGCTAACGCCGCACATCGCCGCCGGCCTGCTGCTTCTACTGATTGTATATTTGCCGG TAACTTGCCACCAAGACCACCAAGATGCCGTGCACATTACGGCCATCCTTGGTGAGAGTGTCGTGTTCAACTGCCAGGTGGATTTCCCCGAAGATGTCCCCGTCCCGTACGTGTTGCAGTGGGAGAAGAAGGTAGGCGAAACG GGTCAGGACATACCGATATACATCTGGTACGAGAGCTACCCGACGCATAGTGGAGAGGGCTATGAGGGCAGAGTGTCGCGCGTGGCACCCGACTCGCCATATGGCGCTGCCAGTCTCAACCTCACTAATATACGAGAATCGGACCAG GGATGGTACGAATGTAAGGTGGTATTCCTTAACCGGTCTCCAAACCAGCACAAAAACGGTACGTGGTTCCATTTGGACGTGCACGCCCCACCGAGGTTCTCTATCACGCCGGAGGAGATCATATACGTTAACCTAg GTGATGCCATAATACTCAACTGCCAAGCAGAAGGCACACCAACCCCAGAAATTCTATGGTACAAAGACGCTAACCCCGTGGAACCATCTGGAACAGTTGGCATCTTCAACGATGGAACCGAACTCCGCATCAGTAACATCAGACATGAAGATATCGGAGATTATACGTGTATTGCACGAAATGGGGAGGGCCAAGTCTCTCATACGGCCAGGGTCATTATCGCTGGTGGCGCTGTTATCACG aTGCCGCCAACAAACCAAACAAAGCTGGAAGGGGAAAAAGTCCAGTTTTCCTGTGAGGCTAAAGCTTTACCAGGTAATGTGACTGTTAAATGGTTTCGCGAGGGTGCTCCCGTAGCTGAGGTAGCGGCTTTGGAGACAAGGGTCACAATCAGACGTGATGGAGCCTTAGTGATTAACCCCGTAGCTGCTGATGACTCCGGCCAGTACTTATGCGAGGTCTCAAATGGTATCGGAGACCCACAGAGTGCTTCCGCATATTTGAACGTGGAGT ATCCAGCCAAAGTGACTTTCACACCAACAGTCCAATATCTACCTTTTCGTCTGGCTGGCGTTGTTCAGTGCTACATAAAGGCTAATCCTCCTCTACAATATGTCACGTGGACGAAGGACAAGAGACTTCTAGAGCCGTATCAGACAAAAGACATTGTCATTATGAACAATGGTTCCCTGCTGTTTACGAGAGTTAATCAGAATCACCAGGGAAGGTATACCTGCACACCATATAATGCACAAGGGACACAAGGATCTTccg GTCCAATGGAAGTATTGGTCAGAAAGCCACCAGTGTTCACAGTGGAGCCCGAACCGTTGTACCAAAGAAAG GTTGGGGAATCTGTGGAGATGCATTGCGAAGCTCAAGAGGCTGAAGGCACTCAACGACCCACCGTTGTCTGGAGACGAAGAGATGGCCTCCCACTGCAGAAGAGTAGAGTGAGGGCGCTAGGAGGGAATATCACCATCGACACATTACGGCGTCAGGACTTTGGGATCTACCAATGTGTGGCTTCTAATGAG GTAGCAACAATAGTAGCTGATACCCAGCTAGTGATAGAAGGTACTCAGCCACATGCACCGTACAATGTTTCGGGAACAGCGACAGAGTTCCAGGTCACGTTACGATGGCAACCAGGGTACGCTGGCGGACCAGACTATAAACAGGACTACACCATTTGGTATCGGGAAGCGGGTTTCTCTGAATGGACCAAAGTGCCTGTTACGCCATCTGGAGCTACGTTT GTTACAATAAATAGGCTTCAGCCAGGGACCACATATGAATTTCAAGTTAATAGTAAGAATACTATCGGAGAGGGAATGATGAGCAAAGCTATAACAATACGGACACTTG ATGTAGGCGCAAAACCAAAGACTACACCCACAGCCGCGGGACCGATAGACGAAAAAATCTTTCAGAATGCACCCGAGGGATCTG gtcCGAAACCTGGACAGCCCCGAAACTTGACAGTGACAGAAGTCCACAATGGGTTTTTGATCTCATGGCAAACGCCACTAGACCGTGCTCATTTAGTTCAATACTATACCATCAAGTACAGAACAGATGCACAATGGAAGACCCTCAATCGTGGTCAGATTCGCCCCGAAGAAACTAGCTATCTTG taaAAAACCTAGTCGGAGGCCGCACATACTATTTCCGCATATTGGCCAACTCGGCGACGAGTTACGAAAGCTCTGAAGAAGTAAGGTTTGCGGTCCCGGCGCGGGTTAAGCACAAAGCTATAACAGCTGGCGTTGTTGGCgggatattattttttatagtcgCCATAATACTGTCCGTATGTGCTGTGAAGATTTGCAATAAACGAAAGCGACGCAAGCAGGAGAAAG CATACAACATGGTAGCCGCGCGGCTGACAGACCTGCGCGCCGCTGATAGCACTCAAGTGCCTTTTAAGAA ATTTAGAGAAAGCGGAATATCGAGTGTAGTCCAATGTTTGCGGTTCACGGCGAATTGGATCTGGCCGGCGACACGGTGCGGCGAAGAGCCGCCTTACTGGGGCCTCGTTCGACGCATGTCTCCCGCCCCGCCGCCCTCGCCTTCCCCCTCCCTGGCCCCCTCCTCCTCTGACGACGGCGGCTTCCTTCCTCGCCTGCGCGCTCCTTTGCAGCCCGCCGCGGCGCCCCCGCTCTTTCGTGCGTCGTCCCCCGCCCTCTCTCCTTGGACGGCTTGGAGCCCGTGGCCGACCTGGGTCCCCGCTTGGACTCCTTGGTCACCACTCCATATATCCGATCTCAGCTCGGTCCCCTTTCCGAGCTCCGCGGACGGTTCCTTCCCGACCCCGCCATCGTTCCTTCTGCGGCAGTCCCGCCAAGCCAGCGAGCGAGCGCTGTGTGCCGTCCCGCAGCGGACGCGGTGGCGACCTGTCCCGCGACAAGCGCGCCCTCGTCCGGGGGCAGACCCTCCGCCGCCACACGAGGCTTCCCCGGAGAGCCGTTCGTCGTCAAGCGGCTTCGGCAGCAAGAACGCGTCCTCGTCGCAGCACAACCGCAGCAGCCGGACGGGCAGTCTTGCGGAGTGGCGGCCCCCGCCGTACCGTGCGCCCCCTCCGGCGCCGTTGCCGCGACCCGAGTCGGGCGAGGCGGCGGACGCGGGCTCCGTTGACGTGCACTACGAGTGGGACCGTGCCACCCGGACGCCTACGCCTTCCACCCCGGAGCGACCTCGAGCCCGCCAGGCACGAGATGACGTGGAAGCGCGGGTTAGGGCGATGAAGGAGGAATTCTTAGAGTTCCGTAAGCGGCAGGCTCTGCGTCGTCGTTCTCCGGAACCGTTGGGCCCGCCGCCGCCGCTTTCAGCGGTGTCTGCGCTCTCTCCACTATCTCCGCTCGCCCCGATCGCTCCTGCGTCGGCGCCCGCGGAGACCGTTTGCTGA
- the LOC111001106 gene encoding protein turtle isoform X3, with the protein MGWRAELTPHIAAGLLLLLIVYLPVTCHQDHQDAVHITAILGESVVFNCQVDFPEDVPVPYVLQWEKKVGETGQDIPIYIWYESYPTHSGEGYEGRVSRVAPDSPYGAASLNLTNIRESDQGWYECKVVFLNRSPNQHKNGTWFHLDVHAPPRFSITPEEIIYVNLGDAIILNCQAEGTPTPEILWYKDANPVEPSGTVGIFNDGTELRISNIRHEDIGDYTCIARNGEGQVSHTARVIIAGGAVITMPPTNQTKLEGEKVQFSCEAKALPGNVTVKWFREGAPVAEVAALETRVTIRRDGALVINPVAADDSGQYLCEVSNGIGDPQSASAYLNVEYPAKVTFTPTVQYLPFRLAGVVQCYIKANPPLQYVTWTKDKRLLEPYQTKDIVIMNNGSLLFTRVNQNHQGRYTCTPYNAQGTQGSSGPMEVLVRKPPVFTVEPEPLYQRKVGESVEMHCEAQEAEGTQRPTVVWRRRDGLPLQKSRVRALGGNITIDTLRRQDFGIYQCVASNEVATIVADTQLVIEGTQPHAPYNVSGTATEFQVTLRWQPGYAGGPDYKQDYTIWYREAGFSEWTKVPVTPSGATFVTINRLQPGTTYEFQVNSKNTIGEGMMSKAITIRTLGPKPGQPRNLTVTEVHNGFLISWQTPLDRAHLVQYYTIKYRTDAQWKTLNRGQIRPEETSYLVKNLVGGRTYYFRILANSATSYESSEEVRFAVPARVKHKAITAGVVGGILFFIVAIILSVCAVKICNKRKRRKQEKAYNMVAARLTDLRAADSTQVPFKKFRESGISSVVQCLRFTANWIWPATRCGEEPPYWGLVRRMSPAPPPSPSPSLAPSSSDDGGFLPRLRAPLQPAAAPPLFRASSPALSPWTAWSPWPTWVPAWTPWSPLHISDLSSVPFPSSADGSFPTPPSFLLRQSRQASERALCAVPQRTRWRPVPRQARPRPGADPPPPHEASPESRSSSSGFGSKNASSSQHNRSSRTGSLAEWRPPPYRAPPPAPLPRPESGEAADAGSVDVHYEWDRATRTPTPSTPERPRARQARDDVEARVRAMKEEFLEFRKRQALRRRSPEPLGPPPPLSAVSALSPLSPLAPIAPASAPAETVC; encoded by the exons ATGGGCTGGCGCGCCGAGCTAACGCCGCACATCGCCGCCGGCCTGCTGCTTCTACTGATTGTATATTTGCCGG TAACTTGCCACCAAGACCACCAAGATGCCGTGCACATTACGGCCATCCTTGGTGAGAGTGTCGTGTTCAACTGCCAGGTGGATTTCCCCGAAGATGTCCCCGTCCCGTACGTGTTGCAGTGGGAGAAGAAGGTAGGCGAAACG GGTCAGGACATACCGATATACATCTGGTACGAGAGCTACCCGACGCATAGTGGAGAGGGCTATGAGGGCAGAGTGTCGCGCGTGGCACCCGACTCGCCATATGGCGCTGCCAGTCTCAACCTCACTAATATACGAGAATCGGACCAG GGATGGTACGAATGTAAGGTGGTATTCCTTAACCGGTCTCCAAACCAGCACAAAAACGGTACGTGGTTCCATTTGGACGTGCACGCCCCACCGAGGTTCTCTATCACGCCGGAGGAGATCATATACGTTAACCTAg GTGATGCCATAATACTCAACTGCCAAGCAGAAGGCACACCAACCCCAGAAATTCTATGGTACAAAGACGCTAACCCCGTGGAACCATCTGGAACAGTTGGCATCTTCAACGATGGAACCGAACTCCGCATCAGTAACATCAGACATGAAGATATCGGAGATTATACGTGTATTGCACGAAATGGGGAGGGCCAAGTCTCTCATACGGCCAGGGTCATTATCGCTGGTGGCGCTGTTATCACG aTGCCGCCAACAAACCAAACAAAGCTGGAAGGGGAAAAAGTCCAGTTTTCCTGTGAGGCTAAAGCTTTACCAGGTAATGTGACTGTTAAATGGTTTCGCGAGGGTGCTCCCGTAGCTGAGGTAGCGGCTTTGGAGACAAGGGTCACAATCAGACGTGATGGAGCCTTAGTGATTAACCCCGTAGCTGCTGATGACTCCGGCCAGTACTTATGCGAGGTCTCAAATGGTATCGGAGACCCACAGAGTGCTTCCGCATATTTGAACGTGGAGT ATCCAGCCAAAGTGACTTTCACACCAACAGTCCAATATCTACCTTTTCGTCTGGCTGGCGTTGTTCAGTGCTACATAAAGGCTAATCCTCCTCTACAATATGTCACGTGGACGAAGGACAAGAGACTTCTAGAGCCGTATCAGACAAAAGACATTGTCATTATGAACAATGGTTCCCTGCTGTTTACGAGAGTTAATCAGAATCACCAGGGAAGGTATACCTGCACACCATATAATGCACAAGGGACACAAGGATCTTccg GTCCAATGGAAGTATTGGTCAGAAAGCCACCAGTGTTCACAGTGGAGCCCGAACCGTTGTACCAAAGAAAG GTTGGGGAATCTGTGGAGATGCATTGCGAAGCTCAAGAGGCTGAAGGCACTCAACGACCCACCGTTGTCTGGAGACGAAGAGATGGCCTCCCACTGCAGAAGAGTAGAGTGAGGGCGCTAGGAGGGAATATCACCATCGACACATTACGGCGTCAGGACTTTGGGATCTACCAATGTGTGGCTTCTAATGAG GTAGCAACAATAGTAGCTGATACCCAGCTAGTGATAGAAGGTACTCAGCCACATGCACCGTACAATGTTTCGGGAACAGCGACAGAGTTCCAGGTCACGTTACGATGGCAACCAGGGTACGCTGGCGGACCAGACTATAAACAGGACTACACCATTTGGTATCGGGAAGCGGGTTTCTCTGAATGGACCAAAGTGCCTGTTACGCCATCTGGAGCTACGTTT GTTACAATAAATAGGCTTCAGCCAGGGACCACATATGAATTTCAAGTTAATAGTAAGAATACTATCGGAGAGGGAATGATGAGCAAAGCTATAACAATACGGACACTTG gtcCGAAACCTGGACAGCCCCGAAACTTGACAGTGACAGAAGTCCACAATGGGTTTTTGATCTCATGGCAAACGCCACTAGACCGTGCTCATTTAGTTCAATACTATACCATCAAGTACAGAACAGATGCACAATGGAAGACCCTCAATCGTGGTCAGATTCGCCCCGAAGAAACTAGCTATCTTG taaAAAACCTAGTCGGAGGCCGCACATACTATTTCCGCATATTGGCCAACTCGGCGACGAGTTACGAAAGCTCTGAAGAAGTAAGGTTTGCGGTCCCGGCGCGGGTTAAGCACAAAGCTATAACAGCTGGCGTTGTTGGCgggatattattttttatagtcgCCATAATACTGTCCGTATGTGCTGTGAAGATTTGCAATAAACGAAAGCGACGCAAGCAGGAGAAAG CATACAACATGGTAGCCGCGCGGCTGACAGACCTGCGCGCCGCTGATAGCACTCAAGTGCCTTTTAAGAA ATTTAGAGAAAGCGGAATATCGAGTGTAGTCCAATGTTTGCGGTTCACGGCGAATTGGATCTGGCCGGCGACACGGTGCGGCGAAGAGCCGCCTTACTGGGGCCTCGTTCGACGCATGTCTCCCGCCCCGCCGCCCTCGCCTTCCCCCTCCCTGGCCCCCTCCTCCTCTGACGACGGCGGCTTCCTTCCTCGCCTGCGCGCTCCTTTGCAGCCCGCCGCGGCGCCCCCGCTCTTTCGTGCGTCGTCCCCCGCCCTCTCTCCTTGGACGGCTTGGAGCCCGTGGCCGACCTGGGTCCCCGCTTGGACTCCTTGGTCACCACTCCATATATCCGATCTCAGCTCGGTCCCCTTTCCGAGCTCCGCGGACGGTTCCTTCCCGACCCCGCCATCGTTCCTTCTGCGGCAGTCCCGCCAAGCCAGCGAGCGAGCGCTGTGTGCCGTCCCGCAGCGGACGCGGTGGCGACCTGTCCCGCGACAAGCGCGCCCTCGTCCGGGGGCAGACCCTCCGCCGCCACACGAGGCTTCCCCGGAGAGCCGTTCGTCGTCAAGCGGCTTCGGCAGCAAGAACGCGTCCTCGTCGCAGCACAACCGCAGCAGCCGGACGGGCAGTCTTGCGGAGTGGCGGCCCCCGCCGTACCGTGCGCCCCCTCCGGCGCCGTTGCCGCGACCCGAGTCGGGCGAGGCGGCGGACGCGGGCTCCGTTGACGTGCACTACGAGTGGGACCGTGCCACCCGGACGCCTACGCCTTCCACCCCGGAGCGACCTCGAGCCCGCCAGGCACGAGATGACGTGGAAGCGCGGGTTAGGGCGATGAAGGAGGAATTCTTAGAGTTCCGTAAGCGGCAGGCTCTGCGTCGTCGTTCTCCGGAACCGTTGGGCCCGCCGCCGCCGCTTTCAGCGGTGTCTGCGCTCTCTCCACTATCTCCGCTCGCCCCGATCGCTCCTGCGTCGGCGCCCGCGGAGACCGTTTGCTGA